From a single Streptomyces liliifuscus genomic region:
- a CDS encoding TetR/AcrR family transcriptional regulator, producing MAEPAVRPVRRLRADAERSVRVILEAAERVLAADPGASMEQIAEAAGVARTTVHRRFASRQALIEALAESAVRQLAEAVEDGRPDTAPPLVSLHRITANVLRTKGAWSYALSRPDDEGGAAAAGWEQVGARCLELLGRARDEGLLDASVDLEWTRRVYYALIGEALHGPQARQDPDALATLVVDTLLHGAGRRSGAA from the coding sequence ATGGCCGAACCCGCCGTCCGGCCCGTCCGGCGGCTGCGCGCCGACGCGGAGCGCAGTGTGCGCGTGATCCTGGAGGCGGCCGAGCGGGTGCTCGCCGCCGACCCCGGGGCGTCCATGGAGCAGATCGCGGAGGCGGCGGGCGTGGCGCGGACGACGGTGCACCGGCGGTTCGCCAGCCGGCAGGCGCTGATCGAGGCGCTCGCCGAGTCGGCCGTACGCCAGCTCGCGGAGGCGGTCGAGGACGGCCGCCCGGACACCGCTCCGCCACTGGTCTCCCTGCATCGCATCACCGCCAACGTCCTGCGGACCAAGGGGGCTTGGAGCTATGCGCTGAGCCGTCCGGACGACGAGGGCGGGGCCGCGGCGGCGGGCTGGGAGCAGGTCGGCGCCCGCTGCCTCGAACTCCTCGGGCGCGCACGGGACGAGGGCCTGCTCGACGCCTCCGTGGACCTGGAGTGGACTCGGCGCGTCTACTACGCGCTCATCGGCGAGGCCCTGCACGGACCCCAGGCCCGGCAGGACCCGGATGCGCTGGCCACGCTCGTCGTCGATACGTTGCTGCACGGCGCGGGACGACGCTCCGGCGCCGCCTGA